From Salinibacterium sp. ZJ450, one genomic window encodes:
- a CDS encoding FAD-dependent oxidoreductase — MTDTTPAFDDEFDVIVVGAGAAGLSAALSAVEETGGSARVAVLERSTKDIRGGNTRWSGAYLRLQNTTTPVPNLVEYAMSASKGYANRDYYDALVREVPEAFDWLHEQGVELKSLPTIFLTLSATRYQPAGGGVNIVEPLFARLEATSATVLYETSAESLITDDRGRIIGLRVRERTGQVRTLGAGAVVLACGGFQGNREMMSKYVGRNAYRVPPISRGGAHNRGDGLRMALEVGAATEGQFDLFHAEPKDPRSAVAEAVVMTYPYGILVNSAGERFLDEGAKTVDLTYETVARTILQQDDSIGYAVFDQQVKQIPGYEHAIGTDVEPYTADSVEELETLLGLPAGSLVRTVAEFNAASADDVPFGWSKLDGLASRPAGQPVKSNWARPLTEGPFFAYPQICANVFTFGGVKTDLDAQVITSDGHPIDGLFGAGEMTGLYYEAYAGSTSVMRSITFGRIAGRNAARLSLQNTTERAIA; from the coding sequence GTGACCGACACCACCCCCGCTTTCGACGATGAATTCGACGTCATCGTGGTCGGTGCCGGCGCGGCCGGCCTGTCCGCCGCGCTCAGCGCCGTCGAGGAGACCGGCGGCAGCGCGCGCGTGGCCGTGCTCGAGCGATCGACGAAGGACATCCGCGGCGGCAATACTCGCTGGTCGGGCGCGTATCTGCGCCTGCAGAACACCACGACACCCGTTCCGAACCTCGTTGAGTACGCGATGTCGGCGTCGAAGGGCTACGCGAACCGTGACTATTACGACGCACTGGTGCGCGAGGTACCCGAGGCGTTCGACTGGCTGCATGAACAGGGCGTTGAGCTGAAGAGCCTGCCGACGATCTTCCTCACCCTGTCGGCGACGCGCTACCAGCCGGCGGGCGGCGGCGTGAACATCGTCGAACCGCTGTTCGCACGGCTGGAGGCGACGAGCGCAACCGTGCTGTACGAGACCAGCGCTGAATCGCTCATCACCGACGACCGTGGCCGGATCATCGGCCTTCGGGTGCGTGAGCGCACCGGACAGGTGCGCACGCTGGGCGCCGGCGCGGTGGTGCTCGCCTGCGGAGGCTTCCAGGGCAACCGCGAAATGATGAGCAAGTACGTCGGCCGCAATGCCTATCGGGTTCCGCCGATCTCCCGTGGTGGAGCCCACAACCGCGGCGACGGGCTGCGGATGGCGCTCGAGGTGGGCGCCGCCACCGAGGGGCAGTTCGACCTGTTCCATGCGGAGCCGAAAGACCCGCGCAGCGCGGTGGCGGAAGCCGTGGTGATGACCTACCCGTACGGCATCCTGGTCAACAGTGCCGGTGAGCGGTTCCTCGACGAGGGCGCGAAGACGGTGGACCTCACCTATGAGACGGTGGCGCGCACCATCCTGCAGCAGGACGACAGCATCGGCTACGCCGTGTTCGACCAGCAGGTGAAACAGATCCCGGGGTACGAGCACGCCATCGGCACCGACGTCGAGCCATACACCGCCGACAGCGTTGAGGAGTTGGAGACCCTGCTCGGCCTGCCCGCCGGGTCTCTCGTGCGCACCGTTGCCGAGTTCAATGCGGCGAGCGCCGATGACGTGCCGTTCGGCTGGAGCAAGCTCGACGGTCTGGCCTCGCGCCCCGCCGGGCAGCCGGTGAAATCTAATTGGGCCCGCCCGCTGACCGAGGGACCGTTCTTCGCCTACCCGCAGATCTGCGCGAACGTGTTCACCTTCGGCGGCGTGAAGACCGACCTCGACGCCCAGGTGATCACGTCGGACGGGCATCCCATCGATGGCCTGTTCGGAGCAGGCGAGATGACCGGCCTGTACTACGAGGCGTACGCCGGATCCACGTCGGTCATGCGGTCAATCACCTTCGGTCGAATCGCAGGGCGGAACGCCGCGCGGCTCTCGCTGCAGAACACTACCGAGCGGGCAATCGCCTGA
- a CDS encoding alpha/beta fold hydrolase codes for MSIRRSELAVGEHVFRVNETGEPGNETVLFLHGSGPGATGLSNWEQIIGDLGDTFHCVAPDMIGFGDSSHPLDPPQGMGPFNELRAEALLGLLDTLELDRVHLVGNSMGGQLALLMTLAAPDRIGKVMLMGSGGAPTSTVSPGLQHLREFYAEPSETSLRDLLSEFVYEPALLAGRIDAVAADRMAYVERADVARSHRASFNPTGARRIFTPDELASIDHDVLVIHGRDDRIIPLEASHYFAEHLPNANLYVIGRCGHWTQIEHPQKFETLLTRFIAEIV; via the coding sequence GTGAGCATCCGCCGCTCCGAGCTCGCGGTGGGCGAGCACGTCTTCCGGGTGAACGAAACCGGTGAGCCCGGCAACGAGACCGTGCTGTTCTTGCACGGCTCGGGGCCGGGTGCCACCGGCCTGTCCAACTGGGAGCAGATCATCGGCGATCTCGGCGACACGTTCCACTGCGTGGCCCCCGACATGATCGGGTTCGGCGACTCGAGTCATCCGCTCGATCCCCCACAGGGCATGGGGCCGTTCAACGAGCTGCGTGCCGAGGCACTGCTCGGGCTGCTCGACACGCTCGAACTCGACCGAGTGCACCTGGTCGGCAACTCCATGGGCGGACAACTGGCTCTGCTGATGACGCTGGCCGCACCCGACCGCATCGGCAAGGTCATGCTGATGGGTTCCGGCGGCGCCCCCACCAGTACCGTGTCACCCGGGCTGCAGCACCTCCGTGAGTTCTACGCGGAGCCGAGCGAAACCAGCCTGCGCGACCTGCTCAGCGAGTTCGTCTACGAGCCGGCACTGCTCGCCGGACGCATCGACGCGGTCGCCGCCGATCGCATGGCATACGTGGAGCGAGCGGATGTCGCGCGTTCGCACCGGGCGAGCTTCAACCCCACGGGCGCCCGTCGCATCTTCACCCCCGACGAGCTCGCCAGCATCGATCACGATGTCCTTGTCATCCACGGCCGCGATGACCGCATCATCCCGCTCGAGGCGAGCCACTACTTCGCCGAGCACCTGCCGAACGCCAACCTGTACGTGATCGGTCGGTGCGGGCACTGGACGCAGATTGAACACCCCCAGAAGTTCGAGACCCTCCTCACGCGCTTCATTGCCGAGATCGTCTGA
- a CDS encoding acyl-CoA dehydrogenase yields the protein MTIAEKARAAAAALAEADADSSRQRHLGDRSWQLVHETGILRAFQPKRWGGDEASITDFADGIVAIGRASASAGWVASVVGVHPWQIALFPDETQQEVWGDNPERAIASSYTPTGSFEKVPGGYRVSGLWSFSSGIDRCDGVILGAVVGEREIDGESHPDFMSAILNLDQYTIDDVWHTAGLQGTGSNNVRVDNAFVPEHRVQSHLLYTKALGTPLPGQELNPAALYRVPWAVLFNLIITAGALGAVHGFLDLWTAETTTRRTNYGTLLRDEAVIQDHLAEAAFTIGGASLRMRRTATELMEIAEAGSVPSEDARAFYRWELAKSAQSATDAVSDLMRSASGRTAYLDHPLHGKFQDVMAASGHAFLASDALGRAYAGRVLGSSKLPAVHL from the coding sequence ATGACTATCGCTGAGAAAGCCCGCGCGGCGGCGGCCGCCCTGGCCGAGGCCGACGCCGACAGCTCCAGGCAGCGCCACCTCGGCGACCGCTCCTGGCAACTCGTGCACGAGACCGGCATCCTCCGCGCCTTCCAGCCGAAGCGCTGGGGTGGCGATGAGGCATCGATCACCGACTTCGCCGACGGCATCGTCGCGATCGGTCGGGCATCAGCATCCGCCGGTTGGGTGGCATCGGTCGTGGGCGTCCACCCGTGGCAGATCGCGCTGTTCCCCGACGAAACCCAGCAGGAAGTGTGGGGCGACAACCCCGAACGGGCCATCGCCTCGTCTTACACCCCGACCGGAAGCTTCGAGAAGGTCCCAGGCGGATACCGGGTCTCCGGTCTCTGGTCGTTCTCCTCCGGTATCGATCGCTGCGACGGCGTCATCCTCGGGGCGGTCGTCGGCGAACGGGAGATCGACGGCGAAAGCCACCCCGACTTCATGTCGGCCATCCTGAACCTCGACCAGTACACGATCGACGACGTCTGGCACACCGCGGGCCTCCAAGGCACCGGCAGCAACAACGTCCGGGTCGACAACGCGTTCGTCCCAGAGCACCGGGTGCAGTCGCACCTGCTGTACACCAAAGCGCTCGGCACTCCCCTGCCCGGCCAAGAACTCAACCCCGCAGCGCTCTACCGCGTGCCGTGGGCAGTGCTGTTCAACCTGATCATCACCGCGGGGGCACTCGGCGCGGTCCACGGCTTCCTCGACCTGTGGACCGCCGAAACCACCACCAGACGCACTAACTACGGAACGCTGCTCCGCGACGAGGCCGTGATTCAGGACCATCTCGCGGAGGCAGCCTTCACCATCGGGGGCGCCAGCCTACGGATGCGCCGCACGGCCACCGAACTGATGGAAATCGCCGAGGCCGGCAGCGTACCGAGCGAAGACGCCCGCGCCTTCTACCGGTGGGAACTGGCCAAGAGCGCCCAGTCGGCGACGGATGCCGTGTCCGACCTGATGCGATCCGCGAGCGGTCGCACCGCCTACCTCGACCACCCGCTGCACGGAAAGTTCCAGGACGTCATGGCCGCGTCCGGGCACGCGTTCCTGGCCTCCGACGCACTCGGACGCGCATACGCCGGCCGGGTTCTCGGCAGCAGCAAGCTGCCGGCGGTGCACCTGTGA
- a CDS encoding alpha/beta fold hydrolase gives MTSTTTAVAAPAIRTADVPVGDGMTMHVNQTGTPGQPALLMLHGSGPGVSGHSNWAALMQGLGDRYHCIAPDIIGFGDSTHPDPSPQGFATNMELRIDKLIRMMDELELDTVTLVGNSMGGMFSLELAGLIPDRIERMVLMGSGGMPDLQPLPGLIQLVTYYDNPSAQSMEELLLLFVHDKEAFGPRIREISAQRAEVAAREDIRRSHLGTFAPGPFRTWSPDELAAIPHKTLVVHGRNDAIVPIESSYYLAEHLPNADLYVLNHCGHWTQVEQATRFRTILSDFVEGLI, from the coding sequence GTGACATCCACCACCACCGCCGTTGCCGCACCGGCCATCCGCACCGCGGATGTGCCGGTCGGCGACGGGATGACGATGCACGTCAACCAGACGGGCACACCCGGACAGCCGGCCCTGCTCATGCTGCACGGTTCCGGCCCGGGCGTCTCCGGACACTCGAACTGGGCAGCGCTCATGCAGGGGCTGGGCGACCGGTACCACTGCATCGCGCCAGACATTATCGGCTTCGGAGACTCCACTCACCCCGACCCGTCACCACAGGGCTTCGCGACAAACATGGAACTGCGGATCGACAAGCTCATCCGGATGATGGATGAACTCGAGCTCGACACGGTCACCCTGGTCGGCAACTCGATGGGCGGCATGTTCTCGCTCGAGCTCGCCGGCCTGATCCCCGACCGCATCGAACGGATGGTGCTGATGGGCTCGGGCGGCATGCCCGACCTGCAGCCCCTTCCCGGGTTGATCCAGCTCGTCACGTATTACGACAACCCGTCCGCACAGAGCATGGAAGAACTGCTGCTGCTGTTCGTTCACGACAAGGAGGCGTTCGGCCCCAGAATCCGGGAAATCTCCGCACAACGCGCCGAGGTCGCCGCGCGGGAGGACATCCGCCGCTCCCACCTCGGAACCTTCGCACCGGGCCCGTTCCGCACCTGGTCGCCCGACGAACTGGCGGCAATTCCGCACAAGACACTCGTGGTGCACGGTCGCAACGACGCCATCGTGCCGATCGAGTCGAGCTACTACCTGGCGGAACACCTGCCGAACGCCGACCTGTACGTGCTCAACCACTGCGGGCACTGGACACAGGTCGAGCAGGCCACCCGGTTCCGCACCATCCTGTCCGATTTCGTAGAAGGACTGATCTGA
- a CDS encoding VOC family protein: protein MIQELAYVGFASPKYEEWRTYGTGLLGCQMVDDGPDGAVRLRVDNVNYRIAIHPSEKDEFAYAGWGMANETDLRTFVEHLRGQGVTVTQGDEALAAEREVVEIYWFEDPWGNRHELVWGKLTIPNSFKSPRKMDGFVTGSQGLGHIVLIVPNLEEGSQFYADILGFRLSDRIKSDIFNLRFYHCNGRHHSIALAEVPGLTGFNHLMLEVANIDDLGATIDLLPEYDTDTLLSIGRHTNDLMISTYISTPSSLQIEYGYGGLVVDDLSWIARDYNHPSIWGHHRSERYMTAPPGIIRPVETAPVEASAEAPAEGSVDGQPQAEPVLQP, encoded by the coding sequence GTGATTCAAGAACTCGCCTATGTCGGATTCGCCTCTCCCAAGTACGAAGAGTGGCGAACCTATGGAACCGGCCTGCTCGGTTGCCAGATGGTCGACGACGGACCGGACGGTGCTGTCCGCCTGCGCGTCGACAACGTCAACTACCGCATCGCCATCCACCCTTCGGAAAAGGATGAATTCGCCTACGCCGGATGGGGAATGGCCAACGAAACCGACCTCCGCACCTTCGTCGAACACCTACGGGGGCAAGGCGTCACCGTCACCCAGGGTGACGAGGCGCTCGCCGCCGAACGCGAAGTGGTGGAGATCTACTGGTTCGAGGACCCGTGGGGCAACCGTCACGAATTGGTCTGGGGCAAACTGACCATCCCGAACTCGTTCAAGTCGCCCCGCAAGATGGATGGCTTCGTGACCGGCAGCCAGGGTCTCGGACACATCGTGCTGATTGTGCCGAACCTCGAAGAGGGCAGCCAGTTCTACGCCGACATCCTGGGCTTCCGCCTCTCCGACCGGATCAAGAGCGACATCTTCAACCTGCGCTTCTACCACTGCAACGGTCGCCACCACTCAATCGCCCTCGCCGAGGTCCCCGGGCTCACCGGGTTCAACCACCTCATGCTCGAGGTGGCGAACATCGACGACCTCGGAGCCACGATCGACCTGCTGCCGGAGTACGACACCGACACCCTGCTCTCAATCGGGCGACACACTAACGACCTGATGATCTCGACCTACATCTCGACCCCGTCGAGCCTGCAGATCGAGTACGGCTACGGCGGTCTGGTCGTTGACGATCTCAGCTGGATCGCTCGCGACTACAACCATCCGAGCATCTGGGGCCACCACCGGTCTGAGCGCTACATGACCGCGCCTCCCGGCATCATCCGCCCGGTGGAAACCGCACCGGTGGAGGCCTCGGCCGAGGCTCCCGCCGAGGGCTCGGTCGATGGACAGCCGCAGGCAGAACCGGTCCTGCAGCCGTGA
- a CDS encoding acyl-CoA dehydrogenase: MSVVAEIDVVAALRRLAPELERGEQQATTDRMLTSDTWKLMQDLGILRGLQPARWGGGEISLRNQLTHVYELARHAPSAGWVAGVVGSHPWQIALFPEETQQELWGDNPAHTNSSSYAPTGKVEKAPGGYRVNGRWSFSSGGDHCQAVILGGNAGMFDIGGFEIPNYGSILLLGDQYKLEDTWHTAGLKGTGSKDVVVDDQFVPEHRFLSHPKYEYNPACPPPGFETNESTLYRLPWAVMFNLVLVAPVLGLTRRFLDQWAAETTERRSNWGGSLSDDPLMQMHLANAEWVHDAAVKKMFEAVDTITQAAEEDVYLERPERARIRWNITKSCQEVGQQVNHLVRVSSGRTAFIDHPLHKLFQDVTTALGHAFLSSDAVGQYYGASLLNTKAPEVML, from the coding sequence ATGAGCGTTGTCGCGGAAATAGATGTCGTCGCAGCATTACGACGACTTGCACCCGAGCTGGAGCGAGGCGAACAGCAGGCGACTACTGATCGCATGCTCACCTCGGACACGTGGAAGCTGATGCAGGATCTCGGCATCCTGCGCGGTCTGCAGCCGGCCCGCTGGGGCGGAGGCGAAATCAGCCTGCGCAACCAGCTCACCCACGTTTACGAACTCGCCCGACACGCACCGTCCGCGGGCTGGGTCGCCGGCGTAGTGGGATCTCACCCCTGGCAGATCGCCCTCTTCCCGGAAGAAACGCAGCAGGAACTGTGGGGCGACAACCCGGCACACACCAACTCGTCGTCATACGCCCCAACCGGCAAAGTGGAAAAGGCGCCAGGCGGCTACCGAGTCAACGGTCGCTGGTCATTCTCGTCCGGCGGCGACCACTGCCAGGCCGTCATCCTCGGCGGCAACGCCGGCATGTTCGACATAGGCGGCTTCGAGATTCCCAACTACGGCTCGATCCTGCTGCTCGGCGATCAGTACAAGCTCGAAGACACCTGGCACACGGCTGGCCTGAAGGGAACCGGCAGCAAGGACGTCGTGGTCGACGACCAGTTCGTTCCAGAGCACCGCTTCCTCTCGCACCCGAAGTACGAATACAACCCGGCGTGCCCACCGCCAGGCTTCGAGACGAACGAATCGACCCTGTACCGCCTGCCCTGGGCGGTCATGTTCAACCTCGTCCTGGTCGCCCCGGTGCTCGGCCTGACCCGTCGATTCCTCGACCAATGGGCCGCCGAAACAACTGAGCGGCGATCGAACTGGGGAGGTTCACTGAGTGACGACCCGCTAATGCAGATGCACCTGGCAAACGCGGAATGGGTTCACGACGCCGCAGTGAAGAAGATGTTCGAGGCGGTCGACACCATCACCCAGGCGGCGGAAGAAGACGTCTACCTAGAACGCCCGGAACGCGCACGCATCCGCTGGAACATCACCAAGAGCTGCCAGGAAGTCGGCCAACAGGTCAACCATTTGGTGCGCGTATCCAGCGGCCGCACCGCCTTCATCGACCACCCGCTCCACAAGTTGTTCCAGGACGTCACGACCGCTCTCGGTCATGCCTTCCTCTCATCCGACGCCGTAGGCCAGTACTACGGTGCCTCACTTCTCAACACGAAAGCCCCGGAGGTAATGCTGTGA
- a CDS encoding MFS transporter: MRGDGQKLWTAAFLLSIIANFFVVSILYLLMTTMALYAVERFQASDSVAGLAAGSFIVGALAGRIFAGKFLDFVGRRRLFLGALIILVIAALLYIPVNNLLLLLTIRTIHGVAFGAASTTLSASVMALIPAARRSEGTGYFAVSNTLAIAIGPFAAVLLVDAATYDVLFLVAAGCALAALIVGLFVRLPERTPTADERMHKWRMRWSDVFEPGALGIASVVFVAAIAYSGVMAFLNSYAQQNDMVVAASTFFLIYAGVALLSRFFIGRIQDRYGDNVVVYPMLLAFAIGLGLIAIASNGVVLLVAGAFLGIGFGGLLPCAQAIAITTAPLRRVGVTTSTYFIALDAGTGFGPLVLGSLIPAIGFEGMYAALAVLVLASMVLYHFVHGDKKYRQRFAA; the protein is encoded by the coding sequence GTGCGAGGCGACGGTCAGAAACTGTGGACAGCGGCCTTCCTGCTCTCCATCATCGCCAACTTCTTCGTCGTCTCGATCTTGTACCTGTTGATGACAACGATGGCGTTGTATGCGGTCGAACGGTTCCAGGCGTCCGACAGCGTTGCCGGCCTCGCGGCAGGCTCATTCATCGTCGGAGCGTTGGCCGGGCGAATCTTCGCGGGCAAGTTCCTTGATTTCGTCGGACGGCGCCGACTGTTCCTGGGCGCCCTGATCATCCTGGTGATCGCCGCGCTGCTCTACATTCCGGTGAACAACTTGCTGCTGCTCCTCACGATTCGCACCATCCACGGCGTGGCATTCGGAGCGGCGAGCACGACGCTATCGGCATCGGTGATGGCGCTTATCCCGGCCGCTCGGCGCAGCGAGGGCACCGGCTACTTCGCGGTCTCGAACACCCTCGCGATCGCGATCGGGCCATTCGCCGCCGTGCTGCTGGTCGATGCCGCGACCTACGATGTGTTGTTCCTCGTCGCCGCCGGTTGTGCGCTTGCCGCGCTGATCGTCGGGCTGTTCGTGCGACTGCCTGAGCGGACGCCGACCGCCGACGAGCGCATGCACAAATGGCGGATGCGGTGGAGTGATGTGTTCGAACCGGGGGCGCTCGGCATCGCCAGTGTGGTGTTCGTGGCGGCCATCGCCTACTCCGGTGTGATGGCCTTCCTGAACTCGTACGCGCAGCAGAATGACATGGTCGTCGCGGCCAGCACGTTCTTCCTGATCTATGCCGGTGTGGCGTTGCTGTCGCGGTTCTTCATCGGCCGCATCCAGGATCGGTACGGCGACAACGTCGTGGTCTATCCGATGCTGCTTGCCTTCGCGATCGGACTCGGACTGATCGCGATCGCCTCAAACGGAGTTGTGTTGCTGGTCGCGGGCGCCTTCCTCGGTATCGGCTTTGGTGGCCTGTTGCCGTGCGCACAGGCGATCGCGATCACGACGGCGCCGCTTCGTCGGGTGGGGGTGACGACATCCACCTATTTCATTGCCTTGGATGCCGGCACCGGCTTCGGGCCGCTGGTGCTCGGATCGCTCATTCCCGCGATCGGCTTCGAGGGCATGTATGCGGCCCTCGCCGTGCTGGTGCTCGCGTCGATGGTGCTCTATCACTTCGTGCACGGTGACAAGAAGTACCGGCAACGGTTCGCCGCGTAA
- a CDS encoding NAD(P)H-quinone oxidoreductase: MRAILVSEPGGPEMLTPADVDVPPVGGRDIRIHVVAAGVNRADVAQRRGHYPSPPGSPAWPGLEVSGTVAEIGDEVTRFAVGDRVCALLGGGGYAEQVVVNEDLVLPVPDSLDLIEAAALPEAIATVWANVFLAGRLTAGETLLVHGGASGIGTTAIQLARLAGARVAVTASAPKLEACRTLGADILIDYRSDDFVERVLEATDGRGADVILDIIGGPYIARDIDALATDGRILIIANQSGEQASFDPRRLMAKRGSITATTLRARPLHEKAAIMRRVRTDAWPWVERGEFRPLIDSRMPLEQAAEAHRRLESSAHVGKIVLTVG; encoded by the coding sequence ATGCGCGCAATCCTCGTTTCAGAGCCCGGTGGGCCCGAGATGCTCACCCCCGCCGATGTCGATGTGCCGCCGGTCGGAGGCCGCGACATCCGGATCCATGTTGTCGCAGCGGGTGTGAACCGTGCGGATGTCGCGCAACGGCGCGGGCACTACCCGTCGCCGCCCGGCTCGCCGGCGTGGCCGGGGCTCGAGGTGTCCGGAACGGTCGCCGAAATCGGCGACGAAGTCACCCGGTTCGCCGTCGGCGACCGGGTCTGCGCGCTGCTCGGCGGAGGCGGCTACGCGGAACAGGTGGTCGTGAACGAAGATCTCGTGCTGCCGGTGCCGGACTCCCTCGACCTGATCGAGGCGGCCGCGCTGCCCGAGGCGATCGCGACGGTGTGGGCGAACGTGTTCCTTGCCGGACGACTCACGGCCGGCGAGACGCTGCTCGTGCATGGCGGAGCGAGCGGGATCGGCACCACCGCGATCCAGCTGGCGCGCCTGGCAGGAGCGCGAGTCGCGGTCACGGCATCGGCTCCGAAGCTCGAGGCCTGCCGAACACTCGGCGCCGACATCCTGATCGACTACCGCAGCGACGACTTCGTCGAACGCGTACTCGAGGCGACCGACGGGCGGGGCGCCGACGTGATCCTCGACATCATCGGCGGACCATACATCGCCCGCGACATCGACGCGCTGGCGACCGACGGCCGAATCCTGATCATCGCGAACCAGAGCGGCGAGCAGGCGAGTTTCGACCCGCGCCGGCTGATGGCCAAGCGCGGATCGATCACCGCGACGACGCTGCGGGCGCGACCGCTGCACGAGAAGGCTGCGATCATGCGCCGGGTGCGAACGGATGCCTGGCCGTGGGTCGAGCGGGGTGAGTTCCGCCCGCTGATCGACAGCCGGATGCCGCTCGAGCAGGCGGCGGAGGCACACCGTCGGCTGGAGTCGTCGGCACACGTGGGGAAGATCGTGCTCACCGTCGGCTGA
- a CDS encoding DUF4190 domain-containing protein, which yields MTDTHNPPSTADTDPQPTPPVPPTAPAAPFGAPAAPAGAPSVTPAGTPSAPASAPSAAPNGAPAAPAATPSYAPPAPPVAPDQSAVPSYAQPAATGFGEAPAYAQTAVAPKGKNGLGLAALIVGAVAFVMALIPVATYVAGFIAFVGLVLGIIALVLKNRLKRIAAIGTIVSGIALVLSIVMSVVYTVALIASVEPDFFSEVNQEITGEAPLAEEPAGEEESPAASDAIGTRTNPAPLGSVVELTGFDGMAYDITLGAPTLNANDAVAAANQFNEAPPAGFQYAMVPVTFTYTGDTTGTPWIDVSIEFVSAAGTTHTKSDVSVVAPSPAVTDINDLYPGASGTGNVVILVPSADVEQGTWALSDSFGDETFFFAAQ from the coding sequence ATGACCGACACGCACAATCCTCCGTCCACAGCAGACACCGACCCACAGCCGACCCCGCCGGTTCCGCCGACCGCTCCGGCCGCGCCCTTTGGTGCCCCGGCTGCTCCCGCAGGTGCGCCGTCGGTCACGCCCGCTGGTACGCCGTCGGCTCCCGCATCTGCCCCCTCGGCCGCGCCCAATGGAGCGCCCGCCGCTCCCGCCGCCACTCCGAGCTACGCACCGCCGGCACCGCCGGTCGCGCCCGACCAGTCGGCCGTGCCCAGCTACGCGCAGCCCGCTGCTACCGGTTTCGGTGAGGCTCCGGCGTACGCGCAGACCGCTGTCGCCCCGAAAGGCAAGAACGGTCTTGGTCTCGCTGCTCTCATCGTCGGTGCTGTGGCCTTCGTGATGGCCCTCATTCCGGTCGCCACTTACGTGGCCGGCTTCATCGCGTTCGTCGGTCTGGTGCTCGGCATCATCGCGCTGGTGCTCAAGAACCGCTTGAAGCGGATTGCGGCCATCGGTACCATCGTGTCCGGTATCGCTCTCGTGCTCTCGATCGTCATGTCGGTCGTCTACACGGTCGCGCTCATCGCGTCGGTGGAACCCGATTTCTTCTCCGAAGTGAACCAGGAGATCACCGGCGAGGCCCCGCTCGCTGAGGAGCCCGCAGGCGAGGAAGAGTCGCCAGCGGCCAGCGATGCAATCGGCACTCGCACCAACCCGGCACCGCTTGGCTCGGTCGTGGAGCTCACCGGATTTGACGGCATGGCCTACGACATCACCCTCGGCGCACCCACGCTGAACGCCAACGACGCGGTCGCCGCGGCCAACCAGTTCAACGAGGCTCCCCCGGCGGGCTTCCAGTACGCGATGGTTCCGGTCACCTTCACATACACCGGTGACACCACCGGCACCCCGTGGATCGACGTCAGCATCGAGTTCGTCTCGGCCGCCGGCACCACCCACACCAAATCGGACGTGAGCGTCGTCGCTCCCTCACCCGCCGTGACGGACATCAACGACCTCTACCCGGGTGCCAGCGGCACCGGCAACGTGGTCATCCTGGTGCCGAGCGCCGACGTGGAACAGGGCACCTGGGCTCTCAGCGACTCATTCGGCGACGAGACGTTCTTCTTCGCCGCGCAGTAA
- a CDS encoding class II glutamine amidotransferase — translation MCRWLAYSGEPLTPATVVLDTPHSLVAQSLNSPLGKETVNGDGFGLGWYVTDGHERSRPWLFKSIEPAWYDENLREITHAVESPLFFAHVRAASGPPIQDTNCHPFRHENWMFMHNGGLREWARIRRDVMLAIDPDLFPKVLGTTDSEALFYLALTLGLSEDPVGGMARSIRRVEEIGRRLGVEFPMQGSIAVSDGATIWAFRYSTEHQSRTLFHSEDMRTLQQNFPDVDRLKAHGERSRVIVSEPLSDLEGAFVEVPESTVVIVDEEGCRQEPFLRD, via the coding sequence ATGTGCCGCTGGCTGGCCTACTCCGGCGAACCGCTCACCCCTGCGACGGTGGTGCTCGACACCCCGCACTCGCTGGTGGCGCAGTCGCTCAACTCGCCGCTCGGCAAGGAGACCGTGAACGGCGACGGCTTCGGGCTCGGCTGGTACGTGACCGATGGACACGAGCGCAGCAGGCCGTGGCTGTTCAAGAGCATCGAACCCGCCTGGTACGACGAGAACCTGCGGGAGATCACCCACGCGGTCGAAAGCCCGCTGTTCTTCGCGCACGTGCGAGCGGCCAGTGGCCCGCCGATACAGGACACCAACTGTCATCCGTTCCGCCATGAGAACTGGATGTTCATGCACAACGGCGGGCTGCGCGAGTGGGCGCGGATACGACGCGACGTGATGCTCGCGATCGATCCCGACCTGTTCCCCAAAGTACTCGGCACCACCGACTCCGAGGCGCTGTTCTACCTGGCGCTGACGCTCGGGCTGTCCGAGGATCCGGTCGGCGGGATGGCACGCAGCATCCGTCGGGTCGAAGAGATCGGACGGCGGCTGGGCGTGGAGTTCCCGATGCAGGGTTCGATCGCGGTGTCGGATGGCGCGACGATCTGGGCGTTCCGCTATTCCACCGAGCACCAGTCGCGCACCCTGTTCCACTCCGAGGACATGCGGACGCTGCAACAGAATTTTCCGGATGTCGACAGACTCAAGGCACACGGTGAGCGGTCGCGGGTGATCGTCTCCGAGCCGCTCAGCGACCTCGAGGGCGCGTTCGTCGAGGTGCCGGAGTCGACGGTGGTGATCGTCGACGAGGAGGGGTGCCGGCAGGAGCCGTTCCTGCGCGATTAG